CCGTCCGCACGCGATGGCGATCGACAAGGAGAGCAGGTTCCCGATCGAGATCCTGAAGAAGATGGGGGCGCTCGGCTATCTCGGGATCCCGTATCCGGAAGAGTGGGGCGGTCCGGGGATGGACATGCTCTCCTACGCGATCGGCGTGGAAGAGATCTCGCGCGTCTGCGCGTCCACCGGCATCACCATGGCCGCGCACACCAGCCTCGGCATCTTCCCCATCTACACGTACGGGACGCCGGCCCAGAAGGAGCGCTACCTGCGCAAGCTGATCACCGGCGAGTGGCTCGGTGCCTTCGGGCTGACGGAGCCGGAGGCCGGTTCGGACGCCGGAGGGACCCGGACGACCGCGGTTCGCGACGGCGACGGGTGGATCCTGAACGGATCGAAGATCTACATCACCAACGGCAAGAGCGCGAAAGTGATCGTGACCGCCGCTCGGACATCGAAGGATGCCGGGACGCGGGGGATCTCGGCCTTCCTGGTCGAGCAGCCGAACCCCGGGGTCACGATCGGCAAGCTCGAGGACAAGCTGGGTTGCCGGGGGAGCGAGACGGCCGAGATCCACTTCGAGAACGTCCGTCTCCCCGCGGACGCGCTCCTGGGAGAGCTCAACAGAGGCTTCCCGGTCTTTCTCGACACTCTCGACGGCGGGAGGGTCTCGATCGGGGCGATGGCGCTCGGCATCGCGCAGGGGGCCTTCGAGGCCGCGGTCGAGTACGCGAAGACCCGGCAGCAGTTCGGCCGCCCCATCGCCGAGTTCCAGGGGCTGCAGTGGATCCTCGCCGACATGGCGACGCAGATCGAGAACGCGAGGCTGCACGTCTACAACTCGGCGCGCATGAAGGACGCGGGCGTTCCGTACAAGAAGGAATCGGCGATGGCGAAGCTCGTGGCGGCCGAGACCGCCATGTACGTCACGACCAAGGCGATACAGGTCCACGGGGGAATCGGTTACATGCGGGAGCTTCCCGTCGAGCGCTACTTCCGCGACGCGAAGCTCCTCGAGATCGGGGAAGGAACATCGGAGATCCAGCGGACCGTGATCGCGCGGGAGATCCTCAAGTAGGAGGGAGGTCAAGATGAGCGTGGAGAGGGACAATCCGGCGGCGGCGCGCGCGGGTCGTGGCGCGGGAGACAGGGAAGTCGTCCTGCTCTCGGCGGTGCGGACCGCGCTGGGCAGATTCCAGGGGGGTCTCGCCCCCTTCTCCGCCACAGATCTCGGCGGCATGGCGATTCGAGAGGCGATACGGCGTGCGGGCGTCGCCCCCGACGCAGTCGACGAGGTGCTGATGGGGCATGTTCTCCAGGGCGGTGTGGGCCAGGCCCCGGCGCGGCAGGCCGCTCTCAAGGGGGGAGTGCCGGACACGGTCGGCGCGACCACGATCAACAAGGTCTGCGGATCGGGGCTGAAGGCGGTCATGATCGCTTCATCGGAGATCCG
The genomic region above belongs to Candidatus Eisenbacteria bacterium and contains:
- a CDS encoding acyl-CoA dehydrogenase translates to MAYISEEHEAIRAAIRDFAENEIRPHAMAIDKESRFPIEILKKMGALGYLGIPYPEEWGGPGMDMLSYAIGVEEISRVCASTGITMAAHTSLGIFPIYTYGTPAQKERYLRKLITGEWLGAFGLTEPEAGSDAGGTRTTAVRDGDGWILNGSKIYITNGKSAKVIVTAARTSKDAGTRGISAFLVEQPNPGVTIGKLEDKLGCRGSETAEIHFENVRLPADALLGELNRGFPVFLDTLDGGRVSIGAMALGIAQGAFEAAVEYAKTRQQFGRPIAEFQGLQWILADMATQIENARLHVYNSARMKDAGVPYKKESAMAKLVAAETAMYVTTKAIQVHGGIGYMRELPVERYFRDAKLLEIGEGTSEIQRTVIAREILK